The Corallococcus caeni genome includes a region encoding these proteins:
- a CDS encoding chemotaxis protein CheB: MSSKKSIRVLVVDDSPTMANTLTALLTEEPRIEVVGRAGDGNRAVQLARLLRPDVITMDLLLPGLDGPAAIAHIMSQAPARILVVSAVAEQRGVDLGFQAMSAGALELIGKPNVTNAEELRRWGRELAHSVCLMAEVPVISRRPRAVAPPPMPSGARVDVFGLVASTGGPPALAEVLSKLPRDLPVPMLVAQHITVGFTQGMVRWLSQVCELQVGVARDGERLEPGRVYFPLDGHDLLVDSIGLARLQRSHGGPCPNGDVLLNSLAMAYGRRSGGGVLTGMGEDGARGLLAIRQAGGVTLAQDEASSVVYGMPRAAVELKATDGGTPLALVADLILQSCQRPSFRPARGPEGGPR; this comes from the coding sequence TTGAGCTCGAAGAAGTCCATTCGGGTGCTCGTGGTGGACGACTCGCCCACCATGGCCAACACCCTCACCGCGCTCCTCACGGAGGAGCCGCGCATTGAAGTCGTGGGCCGGGCGGGGGACGGCAACCGCGCCGTGCAGCTGGCGCGCCTCTTGCGCCCGGACGTCATCACCATGGACCTGCTCCTGCCCGGCCTGGACGGCCCGGCGGCCATCGCGCACATCATGTCCCAGGCGCCCGCGCGCATCCTGGTGGTGAGCGCGGTGGCGGAGCAGCGCGGCGTGGACCTGGGCTTCCAGGCGATGAGCGCCGGGGCGCTGGAGCTCATCGGCAAGCCCAACGTCACCAACGCGGAGGAGCTGCGCCGCTGGGGCCGGGAGCTGGCCCACTCCGTGTGCCTGATGGCGGAGGTGCCCGTCATCTCCCGCCGCCCGCGCGCCGTCGCGCCGCCGCCCATGCCCAGCGGGGCGCGGGTGGACGTGTTCGGCCTGGTCGCCTCCACGGGCGGCCCGCCCGCGCTGGCGGAGGTGCTGTCCAAGCTGCCCCGCGACCTGCCGGTGCCCATGCTCGTCGCGCAGCACATCACCGTGGGCTTCACGCAGGGCATGGTGCGCTGGCTGTCCCAGGTGTGCGAGCTCCAGGTGGGCGTGGCGCGCGACGGCGAGCGGCTGGAGCCGGGCCGCGTGTACTTCCCGCTGGATGGCCATGACCTGCTGGTGGACAGCATTGGCCTGGCCCGCCTGCAGCGCAGCCACGGGGGGCCGTGCCCCAACGGGGACGTGCTGCTCAACTCGCTGGCCATGGCGTACGGCCGGCGCAGCGGCGGCGGCGTCCTCACCGGCATGGGCGAGGACGGCGCGCGGGGCCTGCTGGCCATCCGCCAGGCTGGGGGCGTCACCCTGGCCCAGGACGAGGCCTCCAGCGTCGTCTACGGCATGCCGCGCGCCGCCGTGGAGTTGAAAGCCACCGACGGGGGCACGCCCCTGGCACTGGTGGCGGACCTCATCCTGCAGAGCTGCCAGCGCCCGTCGTTCCGCCCCGCTCGCGGCCCGGAGGGGGGGCCCCGGTGA